The following proteins are co-located in the Solanum pennellii chromosome 8, SPENNV200 genome:
- the LOC114078420 gene encoding uncharacterized protein LOC114078420 — MNSSTVVAQVSEKQLQHVPRESPTVEACDIQDQVEQETQNSDENDLSGELGPVTQKKKRGSTVMQSVHGRKERKLVVLNRYNQPIVPTNAVVTELGSFLGTLARNVMLCPLNIHNWKNMDTKDDLWEYTLV, encoded by the exons ATGAATTCTTCCACTGTAGTAGCACAAGTTTCAGAGAAACAATTGCAACATGTTCCAAGAGAATCTCCTACTGTAGAGGCATGTGATATACAGGACCAAGTGGAACAAGAGACACAGAATTCAGACGAAAATGACCTATCAGGAGAACTAg GCCCTGTaactcaaaaaaagaaaagaggtaGTACAGTAATGCAAAGTGTACATGGGCGAAAAGAGCGTAAGTTGGTTGTGTTGAATAGGTACAATCAACCCATTGTTCCTACTAATGCTGTTGTCACAGAGTTGGGGAGTTTTCTTGGAACCTTGGCAAGGAATGTTATGCTTTGTCCTCTAAACATTCATAATTGGAAGAATATGGACACAAAAGATGATTTGTGGGAGTATACTCTGGTTTGA